One window of the Benincasa hispida cultivar B227 chromosome 3, ASM972705v1, whole genome shotgun sequence genome contains the following:
- the LOC120073420 gene encoding uncharacterized protein LOC120073420: MSRSGKALEERIMNPRNSSPSKERITRSMDQEERTPETTSHLEPSTSNAGKPEVPLNAPFPRRLMKKNDEQQFKRFLELLRQLHINIPLIEALEQMPTYVKFFKDILTKKRRVSEKEVIALTQEWNALVSNSLPKKQKGSGSFTVPCSIGGLDMGHALCDLGASVNLMPLSIFKKLGIGEA, from the coding sequence atgtcacgAAGTGGAAAAGCTCTTGAAGAAAGAATAATGAATCCAAGAAACAGCAGTCCTTCGAAAGAACGCATCACACGTTCAAtggatcaagaagaaagaacgCCTGAGACTACAAGCCATTTAGAACCTAGTACGTCTAACGCGGGAAAGCCTGAGGTGCCGTTAAATGCACCATTCCCTAGGcgtctgatgaagaagaatgatgaacaacaattCAAGCGCTTTCTTGAGCTCCTAAGGCAGttgcatatcaacattccaCTTATAGAGGCCTTGGAGCAGATGCCAAcatatgtcaaattttttaaggacattttgacgaagaaaagaagagtCAGTGAGAAGGAAGTAATCGCGCTAACGCAGGAGTGGAACGCGTTAGTAAGCAATAGTCTACCAAAGAAGCAGAAGGGCTCTGGGAGCTTCACAGTTCCTTGCTCGATAGGAGGATTGGATATGGGTCATGCATTGTGCGATTTGGGAGCTAGTGTTAATCTCATgccactttcaatttttaagaaactgGGAATTGGCGAAGCATAA